The proteins below come from a single Tachysurus fulvidraco isolate hzauxx_2018 chromosome 26, HZAU_PFXX_2.0, whole genome shotgun sequence genomic window:
- the nccrp1 gene encoding F-box only protein 50, with translation MADWKQKCNTEWQLEAKGVPLPDNVDWKTVYEKKPLERNLLKNPSPHGLTHDTPPPEREVTGQPPDPDQPPQYEPTGDFSGWNTSSERLPLDTSGIPPGVVICHLPNFSWFTLEQRVDLKAEGLWDELLDKFQPDIAVEDWYEESQLHASIYQLHVKLLAADGQTVIEEYTCSPTEDLEIYSHNWKQVSHVFSGYGPGLRYIHFQHKVKTQFMVEFFGTMVTGSSVVVKATKSSP, from the exons ATGGCGGACTGGAAGCAGAAATGCAATACAGAGTGGCAGCTGGAGGCTAAAGGAGTTCCATTACCGGACAACGTGGACTGGAAAACCGTGTACGAGAAGAAACCGCTAGAACGGAACTTATTGAAGAACCCGTCGCCTCACG GTTTAACTCATGACACCCCGCCGCCTGAACGCGAGGTCACAGGACAGCCTCCAGACCCTGACCAACCACCACAGTACGAACCGACAG GTGATTTCTCAGGTTGGAACACTAGTTCAGAGCGGCTGCCACTGGATACCAGCGGTATTCCTCCAGGTGTAGTGATCTGCCATCTGCCAAACTTCag CTGGTTCACCTTGGAGCAGCGAGTCGATCTGAAGGCTGAAGGACTGTGGGACGAACTACTCGACAAGTTCCAGCCGGACATAGCCGTCGAGGACTG gtatgagGAGAGTCAACTCCATGCCTCTATCTATCAGCTTCATGTGAAACTTTTAGCAGCTGATGGCCAAACAGTAATTGAGGAATATACATGCAGTCCCACAGAGGACCTAGAGATCTACTCTCACAACTGGAAACAG GTTTCCCACGTGTTCTCAGGCTATGGACCCGGCTTGAGATACATTCATTTCCAGCACAAAGTAAAAACTCAGTTCATGGTCGAATTTTTCGGCACTATGGTCACCGGGAGTTCCGTTGTCGTCAAGGCAACCAAATCCAGCccatga